In one window of Arachis ipaensis cultivar K30076 chromosome B06, Araip1.1, whole genome shotgun sequence DNA:
- the LOC107645283 gene encoding probable GTP-binding protein OBGC2 — MIMVSPIISPPSSSSSTLHLHSFESTFFFSTPLLPQRNIRFQSRCNKFEKHRWKDTVRCRFISSNAPSTSTSNSNSNSNSMTLMKEPHKYFDQVFITVRAGDGGHGAILNAPNTQRSPTKQDQKKDKDKIKKKSSLKRDFDGSLILPMGGHGGDVVIYADEGKDTLLEFHNKGRYNAKRGGNVDAMGVLSSLLRNGITAPTLRIPVPVGTVVKNKRGKTLADLAQPGDEVLVARGGQGGISLLEVPQHQKKRMMTLTTNVMRDESDKVLVHGQPGEEIKLELILRVVADVGLVGLPNAGKSTLLAAITLAKPDIADYPFTTLMPNLGRLGGDPTLGAGMYSSEATLADLPGLIEGAHLGKGLGRNFLRHLRRTRVLVHVVDAAAENPINDYRTVREELRMYNPEYLERPYIVVLNKIDISEAKDRLSSLSEEIMKIGNNSTASEPKPSPDESSSDEGDLPEKVLEDYPPPLSVVGVSVLKGIKIKEMLKEIRAALRKCTGSNEPSSVPPPP, encoded by the exons ATGATAATGGTGTCTCCGATAATTTCCCCtccttcatcttcatcttccacACTTCATCTTCATTCCTTCGAATCTACCTTCTTCTTCTCCACTCCCTTACTTCCACAAAG GAACATACGATTTCAAAGTAGATGCAATAAGTTTGAGAAGCATAGATGGAAAGATACTGTACGGTGCAGATTTATCAGCTCAAATGCACCTTcaacttcaacatcaaattcaaattcaaattcaaattcaatgacGTTGATGAAGGAACCTCACAAGTACTTTGACCAAGTTTTCATTACCGTTCGTGCTGGTGATGGTGGGCATGGAGCTATACTCAATGCCCCCAATACTCAAAGATCACCAACAAAACAAGATCAGAAGAAGGATAAGGACAAGA TTAAGAAGAAAAGCTCCTTGAAGAGGGACTTTGATGGTTCACTCATACTCCCAATGGGTGGACATGGTGGTGATGTGGTTATCTACGCAGATGAGGGAAAGGACACATTGTTGGAATTTCACAACAAGGGAAGGTACAATGCTAAGCGTGGTGGAAATGTTGATGCAATGGGTGTGTTGAGTTCACTGTTGCGTAATGGAATCACGGCCCCAACTTTGCGCATTCCTGTGCCTGTAG GTACAGTTGTGAAAAACAAACGAGGGAAGACGTTGGCTGATCTAGCACAACCTGGCGATGAAGTTCTTGTAGCTAGGGGTGGACAAGGAGGG ATTAGTTTGTTAGAAGTTCCGCAGCATCAAAAGAAAAGGATGATGACTTTGACAACTAACGTGATGAGGGATGAATCTGATAAG GTATTAGTTCACGGTCAGCCTGGGGAAGAAATTAAATTGGAGTTGATCCTGCGAGTAGTTGCCGATGTTGGTCTAGTT GGACTTCCAAATGCTGGAAAATCGACACTTCTGGCAGCGATTACACTCGCAAAACCTGATATTGCTGACTATCCATTTACAACATTAATGCCAAACCTCGGCCGCCTTGGCGGTGATCCTACCTTAGGGGCAGGGATGTATTCATCTGAAGCTACGTTGGCAGATTTGCCTGGCCTTATAGAAGGAGCTCACTTAGGAAAG GGTCTTGGCCGCAATTTTTTGAGGCACCTGAGGCGGACTCGAGTGTTGGTTCATGTTGTTGATGCGGCCGCTGAGAACCCTATAAATGACTACAGAACTGTTAGAGAA GAGTTGCGCATGTATAATCCCGAGTACCTTGAAAGACCATACATTGTTGTTTTGAATAAGATTGACATATCCGAG GCAAAGGACAGACTTTCATCACTTTCTGAAGAAATTATGAAAATAGGCAACAATAGCACAGCTTCTGAACCGAAACCAAGTCCGGATGAATCATCATCTGATGAAGGTGACCTGCCGGAGAAAGTGCTCGAGGACTATCCACCACCTCTCTCGGTTGTTGGAGTTAGTGTTCT AAAGGGTATCAAGATAAAGGAGATGTTGAAGGAAATAAGGGCTGCTTTAAGGAAGTGCACTGGTTCCAATGAGCCTTCGAGTGTGCCACCGCCGCCTTGA